In Primulina eburnea isolate SZY01 chromosome 14, ASM2296580v1, whole genome shotgun sequence, the following proteins share a genomic window:
- the LOC140813150 gene encoding uncharacterized protein, whose protein sequence is MDQGDKKKRKMEENINIISYADEEENEEEKMEKFFALLKSSRELKERLAIRNSQSHSKKSDNEKAAAAASAWNPAFLFEDFEPSPPTPQAGNECAEAQKAGPSSKTKDEDKNGEEELDLNLSL, encoded by the coding sequence ATGGATCAAGGAGACAAGAAGAAAAGGAAAATGGAAGAGAATATCAACATTATATCATATGctgatgaagaagaaaatgaagaggaGAAGATGGAGAAATTCTTTGCATTACTTAAAAGCAGTCGAGAACTAAAGGAACGCCTGGCGATTCGTAACAGCCAATCACACTCCAAGAAATCCGACAATGAGAAGGCCGCCGCCGCCGCTTCTGCTTGGAATCCGGCATTTCTGTTTGAAGATTTCGAGCCGTCGCCGCCAACGCCGCAGGCGGGCAATGAATGCGCGGAGGCCCAAAAAGCAGGCCCTTCTTCGAAGACTAAAGATGAAGACAAAAATGGTGAGGAAGAGTTGGATCTCAATCTTTCTTTGTGA